The Parashewanella tropica genome window below encodes:
- the nqrE gene encoding NADH:ubiquinone reductase (Na(+)-transporting) subunit E, protein MEHYISLFIRSVFIENMALSFFLGMCTFLAVSKKVTTSMGLGVAVIVVLAISVPVNQIIYQALLAPGALKWAGFPDADLSFLKFITFIGVIAALVQILEMTLDKYFPPLYNALGIFLPLITVNCAIFGAVSFMVERDYNLTESVVFGIGSGVGWALAIVLLAGIREKMKYADVPDGLRGLGITFITAGLMALGFMSFSGVSL, encoded by the coding sequence ATGGAACATTATATTAGTTTATTCATTCGCTCTGTTTTCATTGAAAACATGGCACTGTCATTCTTCCTAGGTATGTGTACTTTCTTGGCCGTATCTAAGAAAGTAACGACTTCTATGGGCTTGGGTGTTGCGGTAATCGTAGTATTGGCGATTTCTGTACCAGTAAACCAAATCATCTACCAAGCATTGTTGGCTCCAGGCGCACTTAAGTGGGCAGGTTTCCCAGATGCTGATTTGAGCTTCCTTAAGTTCATCACCTTTATCGGTGTAATTGCGGCTCTAGTACAAATTTTGGAAATGACTTTAGATAAGTACTTCCCACCTTTGTACAACGCACTAGGTATTTTCCTACCGCTAATCACCGTAAACTGTGCAATCTTCGGTGCAGTTTCATTCATGGTTGAGCGTGATTACAACCTAACTGAAAGCGTAGTGTTCGGTATTGGTTCTGGTGTAGGTTGGGCTCTGGCTATCGTTTTACTTGCGGGTATCCGTGAGAAAATGAAGTACGCAGACGTACCTGATGGTCTTCGTGGTCTAGGTATTACCTTTATCACAGCGGGTCTAATGGCCTTAGGTTTCATGTCTTTCTCTGGCGTCTCTTTATAA
- a CDS encoding glycosyltransferase family 2 protein, with protein MKAWEINEPFLVSVLIPAKDEAENIPNLIKEVHVALSEICPFEVVLVSDGCIDATGDLFITHCELLQIEAQLVENQASVGQSTALYQAAQKARGKWLVTIDGDGQNNPADIPLLMEQAQKLPEDKDYCITGFRHQRKDTSWKRLQSKIANFIRNAILHDDVPDTGCGLKLIPKMTWQKLPYFDHMHRYLPALIKRMGGQIKVVPVSHRDRAFGVSKYTAWNRVWVGIVDLFGVRWLVKRSRCPVVQSHTILSKTEYR; from the coding sequence ATGAAAGCTTGGGAAATAAATGAGCCCTTTTTAGTTTCAGTGTTGATCCCCGCGAAAGATGAAGCGGAAAATATTCCCAATTTGATCAAAGAAGTTCATGTGGCTCTTTCTGAAATATGTCCATTTGAAGTCGTGCTGGTCAGTGATGGCTGCATAGATGCCACTGGTGACTTGTTTATTACCCACTGTGAGCTGTTACAAATTGAAGCTCAGCTTGTCGAAAATCAAGCGAGTGTTGGACAGTCTACCGCGCTTTATCAAGCCGCCCAAAAAGCTCGTGGAAAATGGTTAGTCACCATAGATGGTGACGGTCAAAACAATCCAGCTGACATTCCATTACTTATGGAACAAGCCCAAAAACTACCAGAAGATAAAGACTATTGCATTACTGGTTTTCGACACCAACGCAAGGACACCTCATGGAAACGACTTCAATCTAAGATTGCTAATTTTATTCGTAATGCCATCTTACATGACGATGTCCCAGACACTGGTTGTGGCTTAAAGCTAATTCCCAAGATGACTTGGCAAAAACTGCCTTACTTTGATCATATGCATCGTTATTTACCTGCCCTTATAAAGCGAATGGGAGGACAGATAAAAGTTGTGCCTGTTTCTCATCGGGATCGGGCTTTCGGAGTTTCAAAATATACAGCGTGGAATCGAGTTTGGGTTGGTATTGTTGATTTGTTTGGGGTTCGCTGGTTAGTGAAGCGTAGTCGTTGCCCCGTAGTGCAATCACACACCATTTTAAGTAAAACGGAATACAGATGA
- a CDS encoding NADH:ubiquinone reductase (Na(+)-transporting) subunit D has translation MANAKELKSVLTGPIISNNPIALQILGVCSALAVTSKMETALVMTLALTAVTAFSNLFISMIREQIPSSVRIIVQMTIIASLVIVVDQVLQAFAYDVAKQLSVFVGLIITNCIVMGRAEAYAMKTPPMMSFMDGIGNGLGYGAILLAVGFVRELFGNGSLFGIEIMKKISEGGWYQPNGLLLLPPSAFFLIGILIWIIRTYKPDQVEAKG, from the coding sequence ATGGCTAACGCTAAAGAGCTAAAATCAGTTTTAACTGGTCCTATTATCAGCAACAACCCGATTGCTCTGCAAATCTTGGGTGTATGTAGTGCGCTTGCGGTAACCAGTAAAATGGAAACCGCCTTGGTAATGACCTTGGCATTGACCGCAGTGACGGCGTTCTCGAACCTGTTTATCTCAATGATCCGTGAACAGATCCCAAGCAGCGTTCGTATCATCGTGCAAATGACCATTATTGCGTCATTGGTAATCGTGGTAGACCAAGTACTACAAGCGTTCGCTTATGATGTAGCGAAGCAGCTTTCGGTATTCGTTGGTTTGATCATTACTAACTGTATCGTAATGGGTCGTGCTGAAGCCTACGCAATGAAGACTCCACCAATGATGAGTTTCATGGATGGTATCGGTAACGGTTTAGGTTACGGTGCAATCCTTCTTGCAGTTGGTTTTGTTCGTGAATTGTTCGGTAACGGTAGCTTATTCGGTATCGAAATCATGAAAAAGATTTCGGAAGGCGGCTGGTATCAACCAAACGGTCTGTTACTGCTTCCACCAAGTGCGTTCTTCTTGATTGGTATTCTGATCTGGATCATCCGTACTTACAAGCCTGATCAAGTTGAAGCGAAAGGGTAA
- a CDS encoding ArnT family glycosyltransferase: protein MQIKAEQKWLFIVFVALAVVLVAGLGLRFPWPADEPRFAQVAREMLQSGQWLFPSRAGEYYPDKPPVFMWLIAVFYQLTGNLKVAFLLPSAFAGFLTAYMVYDLSKRLYDHKVAFTALLILIATPQFLIQAKTAQIDMTLCFFTTVGCYGMVRYFILGNGLRWLYLGASAMGLGIITKGVGFLPLLMFIPLLVWFRNYQTPHRPWNALVWLTPVIMLAVVALWLLPMLHIVDNSGSADLVSYKNNILFKQTAERYANAWHHIKPWYYYISQVMPFLWLPLFIMLLAGGRTTLDVIKQDKVVKTLFVWAILVVVFFSISAGKRAVYILPALPMLSIVGAVCWLRLTKMELGRWISQALWTIYVLLMVIAIILLSAFYFGLLDIPQKNLVYKPLFEQAYWPVVIASIVGVGFCIWQRKKDIFIQLSTLTIGAWLVTALLIWPAIDPYRTPEKIMKKVAQTLPQDSELGLVKFKEQLLMFVDRPVTQFSYLAPDKVQFERAWQWQAQQENRYILTSSEASLSCYTLKGAIHLGEAHRRQWYLLSDKQRLSTCPKPSVMKTYHYTPSSQIGFQ, encoded by the coding sequence ATGCAAATCAAAGCAGAGCAAAAATGGCTGTTTATCGTATTTGTCGCTTTAGCTGTTGTACTCGTGGCTGGGTTAGGGCTGCGCTTTCCTTGGCCTGCTGATGAACCAAGATTTGCTCAAGTCGCAAGAGAAATGTTGCAATCTGGTCAGTGGCTATTTCCGAGCCGAGCAGGGGAGTATTACCCTGACAAGCCGCCTGTTTTTATGTGGTTGATTGCTGTTTTTTATCAACTAACGGGCAATTTAAAAGTCGCTTTTTTATTGCCAAGTGCTTTTGCTGGGTTCTTAACAGCTTATATGGTCTACGATCTTAGTAAGCGACTCTATGACCACAAAGTTGCTTTCACAGCTTTATTAATTCTTATCGCAACTCCCCAATTTCTTATTCAAGCGAAGACGGCACAAATCGATATGACCCTGTGTTTTTTTACCACTGTAGGTTGTTATGGGATGGTACGTTATTTTATTTTAGGTAATGGGCTACGCTGGCTCTATCTTGGCGCCAGCGCGATGGGGTTAGGGATAATCACTAAAGGTGTTGGTTTTTTACCTCTGCTAATGTTTATTCCCTTACTGGTATGGTTTCGAAATTATCAAACCCCACACAGGCCTTGGAATGCGTTAGTCTGGTTGACACCGGTGATTATGCTAGCTGTAGTCGCTTTATGGCTGCTTCCAATGCTTCATATTGTTGATAACAGTGGCTCTGCTGATTTAGTGTCATACAAAAACAATATTCTCTTCAAACAAACGGCAGAGCGCTACGCTAACGCTTGGCATCACATTAAGCCGTGGTATTACTATATCTCACAGGTCATGCCATTTTTATGGCTGCCATTATTTATCATGCTACTGGCTGGTGGACGCACTACACTGGACGTTATAAAACAAGATAAGGTCGTTAAAACACTATTTGTATGGGCGATATTAGTCGTCGTGTTCTTCTCTATTTCGGCGGGTAAACGTGCCGTCTATATTCTGCCAGCGCTTCCCATGCTATCAATTGTTGGGGCGGTATGTTGGCTGCGTTTAACGAAAATGGAATTGGGACGGTGGATAAGCCAAGCGTTATGGACGATATATGTATTGCTTATGGTTATTGCAATCATATTACTGTCAGCATTTTATTTTGGCTTGCTGGATATTCCACAGAAAAATCTCGTGTATAAGCCTTTATTTGAACAAGCGTATTGGCCTGTGGTGATTGCATCAATCGTAGGTGTTGGCTTTTGTATTTGGCAGCGTAAAAAAGATATTTTTATACAACTTTCAACGTTAACTATTGGGGCTTGGTTAGTCACGGCATTATTGATTTGGCCTGCGATAGATCCTTATCGAACGCCTGAAAAAATAATGAAAAAAGTCGCTCAAACCTTACCTCAAGATTCTGAGCTGGGGTTAGTGAAGTTCAAAGAGCAGCTACTCATGTTTGTCGACAGACCTGTCACTCAGTTTAGCTACCTTGCTCCTGATAAAGTGCAGTTTGAGCGAGCGTGGCAATGGCAAGCTCAGCAGGAAAACCGCTATATTTTGACCTCATCTGAAGCTAGCTTAAGTTGTTATACCCTGAAAGGAGCGATTCATTTAGGTGAAGCCCATCGACGTCAATGGTATTTACTTTCTGATAAGCAAAGGCTCTCAACTTGTCCTAAGCCAAGTGTGATGAAAACATATCATTACACACCCAGTAGCCAGATTGGCTTTCAATAG
- a CDS encoding Na(+)-translocating NADH-quinone reductase subunit C — MANANKDSFSRTLLVVVGLCLVCSILVSAAAVMLKPIQDDNKSFDQQKYILEAANLLDTRNLTMTKAEVKKLYDARITAKVVNLKTGDFVNGIDGNTFDMDKAARDPKNSFVPKNDIASVKRVANDAVVYLVRNEQGKLETIILPVKGYGLWSTMYAFLAVKPDMNTIENLVYYKFSGSGETPGLGGEVQNPKWIAKWNGKKLYDDKGNLAIKVTKNPAEAMTVHGVDALSGATLTSNGVQHSLTFWLGNEGFARFIEKVRKGGLS, encoded by the coding sequence GTGGCTAACGCAAATAAAGATTCATTCAGCAGAACCCTACTCGTTGTAGTTGGTCTATGTTTGGTTTGTTCTATTTTGGTATCAGCTGCAGCGGTAATGCTTAAGCCTATCCAAGATGACAACAAAAGCTTTGACCAGCAAAAATACATTTTAGAAGCGGCAAACCTACTTGATACTCGTAATCTGACCATGACTAAAGCTGAAGTTAAAAAGCTTTACGATGCGCGTATTACAGCAAAAGTAGTAAACCTAAAAACAGGTGACTTTGTTAACGGTATCGACGGTAATACCTTCGATATGGACAAAGCAGCTCGTGACCCTAAAAACTCTTTTGTTCCTAAGAACGACATTGCATCAGTTAAGCGTGTAGCGAATGATGCGGTTGTTTACTTGGTTCGTAACGAACAAGGCAAACTAGAGACCATCATTTTACCTGTTAAAGGTTACGGTCTTTGGTCAACAATGTACGCATTCCTTGCGGTTAAGCCTGACATGAACACAATTGAGAACTTGGTTTACTATAAGTTTTCAGGCAGTGGTGAAACTCCAGGTCTTGGTGGTGAAGTACAAAATCCTAAGTGGATTGCTAAGTGGAATGGCAAGAAGTTATACGATGATAAAGGCAACTTAGCGATTAAAGTCACTAAGAACCCTGCAGAAGCGATGACGGTACATGGTGTTGATGCACTTTCTGGTGCAACGCTAACCAGTAATGGTGTACAGCACTCACTAACGTTCTGGTTAGGTAACGAAGGCTTTGCTCGTTTCATCGAGAAAGTTCGTAAAGGAGGGCTAAGCTAA
- a CDS encoding TVP38/TMEM64 family protein has product MSRSVLLLSALMLVLIAALQFGVFGNTDVHLKLVSIFSHAGWSGWGLFIVVSILFTAIGGARQMIALACGAVLGGVWGSLLSTLLTLLGSLLTIFYIRQFGGRWFKKRYQSKLELVTSLMQKRTWLWICAIRLMPIGSNLLTNIAAALSQLPLGGILFGSFIGYLPQMMLFSFVGAGIAQTDSIQLWLSLALLVISTLIGSYLYKTVVMPQLKINQDLQSNQTHQQSDDVNHSKDIDTYS; this is encoded by the coding sequence ATGAGCCGCAGCGTGTTACTTCTCAGTGCATTGATGTTGGTTTTGATTGCTGCCCTTCAATTTGGCGTGTTTGGTAATACGGATGTTCATTTAAAGTTGGTATCAATATTTTCTCATGCTGGATGGTCGGGGTGGGGACTCTTTATTGTCGTGAGTATTTTGTTTACTGCCATTGGTGGCGCAAGGCAAATGATTGCATTGGCTTGTGGTGCGGTACTAGGTGGTGTTTGGGGGAGCTTACTTTCTACACTTCTGACATTACTGGGGTCATTACTAACCATCTTTTACATTAGGCAATTCGGTGGTCGGTGGTTTAAAAAGCGATATCAATCTAAGCTGGAGTTAGTGACATCACTCATGCAAAAACGCACTTGGTTATGGATATGCGCAATTCGTTTAATGCCCATTGGCAGTAACTTGCTTACCAATATTGCTGCGGCTTTAAGTCAATTACCTCTTGGTGGCATTCTCTTCGGTAGCTTTATTGGTTATCTCCCACAAATGATGTTGTTTAGTTTTGTGGGGGCGGGCATTGCACAAACGGATAGCATTCAATTATGGCTAAGTCTTGCTTTGTTGGTAATTTCTACTTTAATTGGTAGTTACCTATATAAAACTGTGGTTATGCCTCAGTTGAAAATAAACCAAGATCTTCAGTCGAATCAAACCCATCAGCAGTCAGATGATGTTAATCACAGCAAGGATATTGATACCTACTCTTGA
- the nqrM gene encoding (Na+)-NQR maturation NqrM — protein sequence MSTFIAAFVVLLVFFLLMSIGYLVKRKAVEGSCGGLGAIGIEKACDCDDPCDRRKRRMEKEQARKEMLEKNRII from the coding sequence ATGAGCACCTTTATCGCCGCCTTTGTAGTATTGCTAGTATTTTTTTTATTGATGTCTATTGGCTACCTTGTAAAGCGTAAAGCCGTTGAAGGTAGTTGCGGTGGTTTAGGCGCTATTGGTATTGAGAAAGCATGCGATTGTGATGATCCCTGCGACCGTCGTAAGCGTCGTATGGAAAAAGAGCAAGCTCGGAAAGAAATGCTCGAGAAAAACCGAATTATCTAG
- the nqrF gene encoding NADH:ubiquinone reductase (Na(+)-transporting) subunit F: MDIVILGVGMFTLIVLALVLVILFAKSKLVASGDITIGINGDADKAIKTAAGGKLLGALAESGIFVSSACGGGGSCGQCRVNVKSGGGDILPTELDHITKGEARNGCRLSCQVNVKTDMEIELDEEIFGIKKWECEVISNDNKATFIKELKLGIPDGESVPFRAGGYIQIEAPAHHVKYADFDVPEEYRGDWEHFGFFKLESKVDEETIRAYSMANYPEEEGIIMLNVRIATPPPRDLSLPCGKMSSYIWSLKAGDKVTISGPFGEFFAKETDAEMVFVGGGAGMAPMRSHIFDQLKRLQSKRKMSFWYGARSKREMFYVEDFDGLAAENDNFDWHVALSDPQPEDNWDGYTGFIHNVLYENYLRDHEAPEDCEFYMCGPPMMNAAVIGMLKDLGVEDENILLDDFGG, encoded by the coding sequence ATGGATATTGTAATTTTAGGTGTAGGTATGTTCACCTTGATCGTCCTAGCTTTGGTATTAGTGATTCTATTCGCTAAGTCAAAACTGGTTGCATCAGGCGATATTACCATTGGCATCAACGGCGATGCTGACAAAGCCATTAAAACCGCAGCGGGCGGTAAGTTATTAGGCGCATTAGCTGAAAGCGGTATTTTCGTTTCTAGTGCTTGTGGTGGCGGTGGCTCATGTGGTCAGTGTCGTGTAAATGTTAAGTCTGGTGGTGGTGATATTCTTCCAACCGAACTTGACCACATCACTAAAGGTGAAGCGCGTAACGGTTGTCGTCTATCATGTCAGGTTAACGTGAAAACCGACATGGAAATCGAATTAGACGAAGAAATCTTCGGTATCAAGAAGTGGGAATGTGAAGTTATCTCTAACGATAACAAAGCGACCTTCATTAAAGAACTTAAGCTTGGTATCCCTGATGGTGAATCTGTACCTTTCCGTGCAGGTGGTTACATTCAGATTGAAGCACCAGCTCACCATGTTAAATATGCAGACTTCGATGTTCCTGAAGAGTATCGTGGTGACTGGGAGCACTTTGGCTTCTTCAAGCTAGAGTCTAAAGTTGACGAAGAAACCATTCGTGCTTACTCAATGGCGAACTACCCAGAAGAAGAAGGCATCATCATGTTGAACGTGCGTATTGCTACGCCACCGCCACGTGATTTAAGCCTACCTTGCGGTAAGATGTCATCGTACATCTGGAGCCTAAAAGCGGGTGACAAGGTAACCATCTCTGGTCCATTCGGTGAGTTCTTCGCGAAAGAAACTGACGCTGAAATGGTATTCGTTGGTGGTGGTGCTGGTATGGCGCCAATGCGTTCTCACATCTTCGATCAGCTTAAACGTCTTCAGTCTAAGCGTAAGATGAGCTTCTGGTATGGTGCTCGTTCTAAGCGTGAGATGTTCTATGTTGAAGACTTCGATGGTCTAGCGGCAGAGAACGATAACTTCGACTGGCACGTAGCCCTTTCTGATCCACAACCAGAAGATAACTGGGACGGATACACTGGCTTCATCCACAACGTATTGTATGAAAACTACCTGCGTGACCATGAAGCACCAGAAGATTGTGAGTTCTACATGTGTGGTCCTCCAATGATGAACGCTGCTGTTATTGGCATGCTAAAAGATCTTGGTGTAGAAGACGAAAACATCCTACTTGATGATTTCGGTGGCTAA
- the dinB gene encoding DNA polymerase IV, with protein MTKCRKIIHVDMDCFYAAVEMRDFPEYRGKPLAVGGSRQTRGVISTSNYEARKYGVRSAMPTQQALKLCPHLILVAGRMQVYKDISKQIRAIFQKYTDIIEPLSLDEAYLDVTDCKQHQGSATLISEAIREEIFRVTQLTASAGVAPIKFLAKVASDINKPNGQCVISPDQVDDFLKTLPLRKIPGVGKVTEEKLLGMGLKTCADVQAYDRQSLLKRFGKFGEVIINRSFGRDDRAIVSHRERKSVGVETTLLQDIYTLEQCQSVLVKLIDELRRRVERNAAEREINKQVVKLKFSDFVQTTVEHQTESIQEQGLFQLLEQAYERGEGKGIRLIGVSVGLRSKQIIESGNEQLQLPFEL; from the coding sequence ATGACTAAGTGCAGAAAAATCATTCATGTTGATATGGATTGCTTTTATGCCGCTGTGGAGATGAGGGACTTTCCTGAATATCGCGGCAAGCCTTTAGCTGTAGGCGGAAGCCGTCAAACTCGTGGTGTGATCAGTACCAGTAATTATGAAGCCAGAAAATACGGTGTACGATCAGCAATGCCCACCCAGCAAGCTCTTAAACTATGTCCTCATTTGATTTTAGTTGCGGGACGGATGCAGGTTTACAAAGACATATCCAAGCAAATTCGAGCTATTTTCCAAAAGTATACTGACATTATTGAGCCACTTTCTTTGGATGAAGCCTATCTAGATGTCACCGATTGTAAACAACATCAAGGCTCTGCGACCTTGATTTCCGAAGCGATCCGAGAAGAAATATTTAGAGTGACTCAACTGACAGCGTCTGCGGGCGTTGCTCCGATTAAGTTTTTAGCCAAAGTCGCTTCAGATATCAATAAGCCCAATGGTCAATGTGTGATTTCTCCTGATCAAGTCGATGATTTTTTAAAAACATTACCACTGAGAAAAATCCCTGGTGTCGGCAAAGTCACAGAAGAAAAGTTATTAGGGATGGGGCTTAAAACCTGTGCAGATGTTCAAGCATACGATCGTCAATCATTGTTAAAACGATTTGGAAAGTTTGGAGAAGTGATCATAAACCGCAGCTTTGGACGCGACGACAGGGCTATCGTTTCTCACCGTGAACGAAAATCAGTAGGCGTGGAAACCACTTTGTTGCAAGACATATACACATTAGAGCAATGCCAATCTGTATTAGTTAAGCTCATTGATGAGTTAAGACGTCGAGTTGAACGGAATGCTGCCGAGCGTGAAATCAATAAACAAGTGGTAAAACTAAAATTTTCAGACTTTGTACAAACAACGGTTGAGCACCAAACTGAATCAATTCAAGAACAAGGCCTGTTTCAATTATTAGAGCAAGCCTATGAAAGAGGCGAAGGTAAAGGTATTCGCTTAATTGGAGTTTCTGTTGGTTTGCGCTCGAAACAAATAATAGAAAGTGGTAATGAACAATTGCAATTACCTTTTGAGCTATAA
- a CDS encoding FAD:protein FMN transferase has product MNWLVKQKYWLLLVSLFTLSVVTGCSKPANDVALAGNTMGTTYHIKFVPNDNVPDPKALQAEIDTALELVNDQMSTYRPNSELSRFNKLKQGQSITVSADLVKVLKASKLLQKQSHGTLDITVGPLVNLWGFGPDKPKVEPPPQAQIDAAKAKINIHAIEINGLTLTKGSKDLYVDLSTIAKGFGVDKVSSIMDKYHISGYLVEIGGELKVKGTKTDGSAWRIAVEKPVSNERAVQEVIQPGNMAMATSGDYRNYFEENGKRYTHIIDPNTGYPVQHKLVSATVLHPSCMMADGYSTSMMVLGTKRALELAKKENLAIMLIEKHKDGFKVIYSDAFKPYVPSSK; this is encoded by the coding sequence ATGAATTGGCTGGTAAAACAAAAATATTGGTTATTATTAGTATCGTTATTTACTTTAAGTGTAGTAACAGGATGTAGCAAGCCTGCGAATGATGTTGCATTGGCGGGTAATACCATGGGGACGACTTACCACATTAAATTTGTCCCTAATGACAACGTACCAGATCCCAAAGCATTACAAGCGGAAATTGATACTGCGTTAGAGCTGGTCAATGACCAGATGTCTACTTACCGCCCAAATTCAGAGTTATCTCGTTTTAACAAGTTAAAACAAGGTCAGAGTATTACTGTCTCTGCTGATTTAGTTAAGGTACTGAAAGCATCAAAGCTGTTACAAAAACAGTCTCATGGGACTTTAGATATTACTGTTGGTCCATTAGTTAACCTTTGGGGTTTTGGTCCAGATAAACCGAAAGTAGAGCCACCACCACAAGCTCAAATCGATGCCGCTAAAGCCAAAATTAACATTCATGCGATCGAGATTAATGGTTTAACTTTGACTAAAGGCAGTAAAGATTTATACGTTGACTTATCAACCATTGCCAAAGGCTTCGGCGTAGATAAAGTATCGAGCATAATGGACAAATACCACATCAGTGGTTATTTGGTTGAAATTGGTGGAGAGTTAAAAGTAAAAGGCACGAAAACGGACGGTAGTGCTTGGCGTATTGCGGTAGAAAAACCAGTGTCGAATGAACGTGCCGTTCAAGAGGTTATTCAGCCGGGTAACATGGCAATGGCGACATCTGGAGATTACAGAAACTACTTTGAAGAGAACGGAAAACGCTATACTCACATTATTGATCCTAATACTGGCTACCCAGTTCAGCATAAGCTGGTATCTGCGACCGTATTACATCCATCGTGTATGATGGCAGATGGTTACTCTACATCCATGATGGTATTGGGGACAAAGCGTGCATTAGAGCTTGCTAAAAAAGAGAACTTAGCGATAATGCTCATCGAAAAACATAAAGATGGTTTCAAGGTTATCTATAGTGATGCTTTTAAACCGTATGTACCAAGTTCGAAATAG